The nucleotide sequence GGAGTTGCTAGTGTGATGAGCCACATATCAACTGGTGGTGGTGCTAGTTTGGAGCTGTTGGAAGGCAAGGAACTTCCTGGTGTACTTGCTCTTGATGAAGCCATACTAGTTCCTGTGTaaggaccttttttttttcctctgcaTTTTTTTCCCTGCCCACCGTGTTGGTGTTTAATTCGAGTCTGTAAACAAGAAATGGCGTGTAGGAAGATGTGAGTTCGAGTTGTAAATGTCTAATGTTACCTTTCATATAAGGTCCCAATATGTCTCTATATAAAGTTTCCATAAGAGATGGCGGGGAGGGACAAAGGCAGCCGTTCGATCAATCTAATAAATTTGTTCTTTGcaacattttctttttaaaatgtcTCATGGTTGATTCTCTATCTCAATCACAATTTGTTAACCCCTGCGCCTATGGATTTGGTTTCTGGTTCGACGTTACAATTTTCCAAGCTGCGAAAATCAAACATTCAACGGACTGACAAAGTACAATCTTCATAAACTGTAGTTAGTCCTTGttttagaacaaaaaaaaaattaaagttcaaaacctaCGTTCGTCATAGTATTAGAAAATGCGTAcgtattttgttttttcatgtCTGCTGTATGTGAGGAAATGATGCCAACATACAAGAAAACATCAAAATCTCAAGGACGCCATGCTGTGAAAAGCAAACAAATAATCCATCCTTTACAATGACAAAAACATAACATTTATCGCAACGACAACTACGATGCATTCTTTCATATTTCAAATCTCCTGACCTGATGCGAATGTGGCATTAGAAAACGTCTTAGCAgtaaacaaagaaaattaaacaaaatcagCCAAAGATTGAATCGAACTAAGTAGGGAGCTACCCCTCGAGGTCGTAATTATGTTGAAGTGAATTCCTTTCGACATCACTTCTGTTCTCAACTCCATCAGGTCATCATATACATCCGTCAGGTCATCATGTGCATCGAAACAGTGAGGATAGTATATGGTCATCTTCTCTAAATCGTGAGCATGTTCGAGAATAGAATATGCGGGCTCAATATCAGGCTCATAATCATCATATGGTATGACTACCTCCTTGGCTTgagaaataaatgaaagatcTTGCCATTTCCGATCGTCCATATTTAACCATAGAAGCTGAAAAGACAGACAATCAAGTAAATTGGatgaaaacaaaacatcaaCGAAATAAATAACGAGTTTGTGATTAAAACGTGAATCAATCTGCTTAATTTGTGAAGTAGTGTTGTCTTACCTCAAGAATATCTGGATGCAGAATAAGAACTTTAACCTTGCGGATGCTACAAAGAAAATCAATTAAGATATCATGGTTACAGATCGGAATTGACGAAGAAATCTCAGCCTTCTCCAAGCACATTAAGTTTCCAAGATTTTGGCTAGTCGTACATTCCCCAAACCATTCCAAACACTTGAGGTTTGGAGCATAAATGTTGACCCATTTTTTTGTCTTCCTCCGAAGCTGTGGatttaaatgtaattttttCAGTCTGTCACCTGAGATGTTAACATGGCGTTCGGGGATGTGGTAAAAATCAGACTCATGCCAAAATCCACAATCTTTAAGAAGTAATTCCTTCATGGAAGTGCAGCAACATGAAATCCACTTCAAAAATCGATCATCTtcatcctttatcgaaacatcTTTCAACCTCAGGTAATCGAGATTAGACAAAAAATCGATGAAGGGCACATCACTAATCGTGCACTTCATGTCCACAAGCAGAGATTTCAACGATTTACAGTGTAAGATGGAAGCAGGAAGCTCTCCAAACCTAATATAAGTGACAACAAGATGAAGCACTTCAACATTGCACCTCACAGCAATTTCAATCCATTCCCTCAATCGCAATCGGAAATCCTCATCATGGTCGTCATCAAAAAAGCACCAACGAAAACGAAAGCATTGTATCTTAAGATGCACCCCACGTTGAATGAAGAACCTTTTCAAAGAATtgaaaacctttttgttctttcgACGAGTGGATATATCCACACCAGAAAAGTCATGAAAATTCAAGTACGGGGTCGATATATAAAACTCTCTGCATGCTTTGGACACGCAGCCAACCCTAGTAAGGTCTTTGAAGTTGAGGCGAGACATAATTTCATGAGCGATCTCGATCGGGAGATTACTGAATCTATCCATCCTACTAGTTTTTCTCTTTCTTATTCGGTTGCGACTCCGACGATCGGTACTACGAGCATGATCAAAACTTGCAGTGGTCATTGAAAAAGCAAAATACAATCGCCGGTTCACAGACAGGAAAATCAAAACCACGCAACTATGTTTTAGGcggaattagggttttaggctGGTTTTATTGTCTAGTACTGGGCTTCTTTTGCTTGTCGATCTGAGCTTTGTTCTAGGCCTTTCGAGTgctgcatttttttttgttgggccTTTTGTTCGCCCCaagtttgtatttgtttgtgatTTATGCTTTATCTGGATTTGAATTTGAGATTTCTTATAACATTAGTGGGATGTTTGCTTACTTGAATACGAGAAGACACTGTGACAAGAACAAAAAATAGTGTTGGAATGCTGGAATGCATGCAAgtcatatcttttgttaaaatgcatgcatgaaataaacatgttggatgactagtgaagttaggctagtcaaccttctttgtgtaaattaggcaagttaggcaagttaggcttatgttctctttcttttcctatataatgtttcatcttgtaattgttttgatatgaaatacacataaaaaattctacatggtatcaaagcaggaACTCGAAATTCCTGGCTCTGTTGATCGTTTCCGCTAAGTTTCTtttactctaagccaagatggctGGAGAACATTATGAAGCTGAGTGCTCGATGGATGCTCTGTTGATCGTTTCCGCTAAGTTTCTTTTACTCTAAGTCAAGATGGCTGGAGAACAtttactctaagccaagatggctGGAGAACATTATGAAGCTGAGAGCTCGATGGATGCTTTAGCTCTACCTAACGTTGTTCAAGTTTGTGGCACGAAGCCATTATTCTTTGTTTGCGGCATGAAGCCAGCCATTATTCTTTGTttgcggcacgaagccatttcaagtttgtttgtttgcggcacgaagccattactgtttgtttgcggcacgaagccatttcaaGTAGGAATTTGGTAACATGGCGCAGCAAGAAGCAAAGCGTTATTTTTACTAAACCTCTTCCTACGGTTTAGTTCATGCGCATTCTGTCCAAGCTTGGCTCAAGGAATCCcctcgatccagcttgagggggagtgttggaatgCTGGAATGCTGGAATGCATGCAAgtcatatcttttgttaaaatgcatgcatgaaataaacatgttggatAACTGGTGAAGTTAGGCTAGTTAACCTTCtttgtgtaaattaggcaagttaggcaagttaggcttatgttctctttcttttcctatataatGTTTCATCTTGTAATTGTTTTGATATGAAATACACATAAAAAATTCTACAAATAGATCGGCAAGAACCGAAAAGTTTTGGAATAGCGACAACAACAGGAATGCGATTCATACAAACTACTCCACCTAATCCACTTCATTCTCGATTTTTCAAGtatgaaattacaaaatttaatgTGAAATGTGAAAAAGATATTTTGATTCTTAGCGTGTTAGCGATCGAAAGTGAAGTATGAACTAAAATAAATCTGATACCTATTCATGGTAACTGGTAAGGAAACAAATAAGTCATAAGATTCATCATCTTACCCATATTTATATAAGAAGTTGTCTATTTCATCAAAGGATATCCACCAGTCAAAAGGACATCTCGTGATGGCATGCAGCATGCTCACTTTAATTAATAGTTGAAACGTTGCTGTATGATGCCATAACCTGTAGGTGTCTCATCTCAAGATGTCCGTGCCCAATCTTATTTCGAATATGATAATTTTACACCTAGGAAATTATATTTCAATctgaaaaatattttacaagAGCCATAAATCTATTCCAAATTAAGATCAATATAATTTATAGGAAGCATATTGGAACTCGAGTAAGCTAGCGGCACGAGATTATTTTTGTTCATCAAATTGAAGGATAGCGAGCATTAGCACTAGGGGagggttcggttcggtttttttcggcttggtttcggtttcagtttggtttctttttataaaacctaatttttttaaaatttgaaaattggtCTATGCTCTGCAGCTTTGCTTACATTTTTTCCGTTTCAAAGAAagtaaaggaaggaaaaaagagaaagagaaagaagatacAAGAAGAAACAAAGAGAAAGGAGATGTAGGGAGGGTCAGGTggggagaaaagaaaggaagaaagcAGAGGGTCGGATGGggagaaaaaaatggaagaaagtAGAGGGTTGGGTGGGGAGAAGAAAAAGGACTTGGATTATGGGTTAATGGTTGACCTAAAACAAAAGCTTAAAACTTGGGTCTAAACCTAAATTGGActtggaaaatataaacattcaaatattaaataaataaataaacttaattatatttaattcgatttggtttggttttgtttggtttttgaatCATCGAAATCGAAATTGAACCAATAACTTTCGGTTCAATTCGGGTTTCTtacttcggttcggtttttttgtttgggttttttcggtttcgatttcatattcggttcgattttttttcggttttggaTTTTTCCGACCCATCCCTTATTAGCACCATGTTAATTGTCGTTGAATGAGTGGTTTAATATATGTGCTACACATTTCAAAGTTTACATTCATCCAACATCAGTTATTGTAGTGACACGCTATTTGTAGACACACTACTTGATCAACTGACTTAGTCTACAATAAGCAAAAGTGACTATTTAGGATGCCAAGAATATGCCAAAACATATTCggtgaagaaaaataaattttatatcAACAGCACAAAACCATATACTGCCAGCCCATGGTTTTCCCTAAGGCCAGGTCCAGAGAAAGAAGAGTGGAGAATCCTTGAGCTCACCGTGCTGCCCAAGATAGCAATAACTAGGTGCGCTCCTAACAAAAAAACTCGCACGTGTCGTACATCCCACGCACCAAATCCTTTCTTtcctctattaaaaaaaaaaaaaaaagccctctCTTACTGTCAGTCTCCCGGTCTTGTTCATCGATCTCTCACTCCCAAAAGGTCTCAGCTTTGTTTCTGTAAGCCCCTAAAAACCcaatctttcacttcttttcgtatttatttattgaatacttgatttgggtttttttaatTCTGATCGATTTCTACTGTTTTTGGATTGTCTTGAAGGTGATTTTTGTGCTGCAATGGCGACCAAGAAGAGCGTGAGTACTTTGAAGGAGGCCGAGTTGAAGGGGAAGAGAGTGTTTGTGAGGGTTGATCTCAATGTTCCTTTGGATGACAACTCCAACATCACTGACGATACTAGGGTACGCGCCGCCGTGCCCACCATCAAGTACTTGATCGGCCATGGCGCCAAAGTTATCCTTGCTTCTCACTTGGTAATATTCCTTACCATTTTTACTATTTTAGAATCTGGGTTCTGTTTGTTTGGGAATCAAATGTATGGGTTTGTGTTGGTTTGTAAGATTTGTGTGTTTTGAATCGATTAGTTTCTTTGTTGAAGTCGTTCTGAATTCTGAAAATTACTGATTGGATCTGCTTTGCATGGTCAGCTTGGATCTTATAAGTTTGATTGATAAGGATTGCGATGGATTTGCTGCTTGATCAATGTTGATCAATTTGAAGACCCCCATTTTGTTTTACCATTCTATATGTTTTTTAGTTATCGTATTATTTTGACCATATTATTTGCTTTAAGTTTGTGCCCAGTATTGGAGTTTCGGATAACTTTTAGTTTACTTTTATGTATTCGCTGATGTTGCATCTTAGTTAGGATTGTGTCTGGTTTCATCTGTCTCATTGGTTTGTAGCAGTGACTGTTTGCTGTTAGTAATAACCGAATACTGACTCCTAGGATTGATCCTTTGAAGGCAATGAATGATCAATATGGATTGTTTACTTTGAAAAGTTGGTTTCTTTAAAACATCTCTTTTGATG is from Malus sylvestris chromosome 5, drMalSylv7.2, whole genome shotgun sequence and encodes:
- the LOC126624579 gene encoding uncharacterized protein LOC126624579 translates to MTTASFDHARSTDRRSRNRIRKRKTSRMDRFSNLPIEIAHEIMSRLNFKDLTRVGCVSKACREFYISTPYLNFHDFSGVDISTRRKNKKVFNSLKRFFIQRGVHLKIQCFRFRWCFFDDDHDEDFRLRLREWIEIAVRCNVEVLHLVVTYIRFGELPASILHCKSLKSLLVDMKCTISDVPFIDFLSNLDYLRLKDVSIKDEDDRFLKWISCCCTSMKELLLKDCGFWHESDFYHIPERHVNISGDRLKKLHLNPQLRRKTKKWVNIYAPNLKCLEWFGECTTSQNLGNLMCLEKAEISSSIPICNHDILIDFLCSIRKVKVLILHPDILELLWLNMDDRKWQDLSFISQAKEVVIPYDDYEPDIEPAYSILEHAHDLEKMTIYYPHCFDAHDDLTDVYDDLMELRTEVMSKGIHFNIITTSRGSSLLSSIQSLADFV